One genomic segment of Acanthochromis polyacanthus isolate Apoly-LR-REF ecotype Palm Island chromosome 9, KAUST_Apoly_ChrSc, whole genome shotgun sequence includes these proteins:
- the kncn gene encoding kinocilin — translation MNPVSVGEYHGLRVGSALLSIVAGCIIIGVSRECDADAVGGIFLGAGGLGLLISIYPFIKAWLNINHILPSFGNFRVHPTSANPAPDQPAETLRREGTQSQMNLERSKSRMGTFVEGGPVAEINPEEGTSSDMPDVLSRRKLKQSPTEADLP, via the exons ATGAACCCTGTCAGCGTCGGGGAGTACCATGGGCTGCGAGTGGGCTCGGCCCTGCTCAGCATTGTGGCGGGCTGCATCATCATCGGGGTGTCCAGGGAGTGTGACGCTGATGCTGTAGGAGGCATCTTCCTGGGAGCGGGAGGCCTCG GCCTGCTCATATCGATCTACCCCTTCATAAAAGCCTGGCTGAACATCAACCACATTCTTCCATCCTTTG GAAACTTTAGAGTGCACCCGACGTCTGCCAATCCTGCTCCGGATCAACCAGCCGAGACGCTAAGACGAGAAG GAACTCAGAGTCAAATGAATCTGGAACGTTCTAAGAGTCGTATGGGGACATTTGTGGAGGGAGGACCAGTGGCAGAGATCAACCCAGAAGAGGG GACTTCTTCAGACATGCCAGATGTGTTATCAAGACGGAAGCTAAAGCAGTCGCCTACTGAAGCAGACCTGCCATGA
- the gigyf2 gene encoding GRB10-interacting GYF protein 2 isoform X2 encodes MAETQTLNFGPEWLRALSGGGGSGGGGSSNAVASPPLSPALPKYKLADYRYGREEMLALYVKDNKIPIDLHDKEFLPILQEEPLPPLALVSFTEEEQRNFSMSVNSAAVLRLTGRGGGPIAGAPRGRSTSRGRGRGRGDGGFYQRSFDDVEGFGRGGREMHRSQSWEERGDRRFEKPGRKDPDAAPGHFQINHIRGNYEDGGTGLPRKHDFTRSESENWRTSRDDQNDGPRSAGWREHPDQRRRFPFDAREDERGYRRPRSGSGSLEDERDSLPEWCLEDADEEAGTFDSSGAFLSLKKASKEPILEEAELDFKPLEECEEGLEEEDSLPQETKETETEAKREADRKELARASEEVPPVAPPVAPPVLEPHPPTQSLSPNQPSRTEEPERPAERQLPLELPPEPCKVPLHVPMSNSMLESLPMTHISTTLAEVSAPSPTIQLPQQKPIEVPVAMNNPLPFPSSIMAPIGRPTTVPHDTDEDEGLKHFEQEAEKMVAYLQDSGVDDDRLAAKTSEKPKPSGLPLTHEAALKWFYKDPQGEIQGPFSNQEMTEWFQAGYFTVSLLVKRGCDEIFQPLGEIMKIWGRVPFTPGPAPPPLQADGDQERLKRQQELTALNLYQLQQLQYQYLLRQQYAQALAQQKAAALSSAPLHQQQQHQQQINLLLQQYQALKLRASESLLPPVTRSLSVPDSGSVWEMQNPSSQASCTPNLQQAAPSSAWDGSSSVWDLPIDSMAQAPTIEQMQQLEKSKSAKLELERREAEMRAKREEEERKRLEEALRARQEEERKRLEEEELARQKQEEALRRQREQEEAQRRQKEEEERLAQEEALRRLEERRREEEERKKREEFLRKQEEERRKQEELEALRRREEEKRAEEEAAAAAAAAALAQQQEEQKRREQEAQRQQELQRQRQQQQEALRRLQQQQQQQQQLAQMKLPSSSKWGQQSANTINQTQNALSLAEIQKLEEERERQAREEQRRQQQEILKLQQQQALQQAQQPNAKLSGWGNVAKQPVVTKSLLEIQREEAQQMKQRKDQQQHQQQQQPQHHPIVTQQTRTQSRTTSLSNSVWGSVNTSACTNWGSDPSSIWGDTHNSNMGFWDEAVKEAVQQPPPTRKGNAQKNNRGNANLSNSLSGRANKKVEEEEKLLKLFQGVNKSQQDTFMQWCEQTLHTLNTANNLDVPTFASFLKEVDSPYEVHDYVRAYLGDTPEAKDFAKQFLERRAKQNANQQKQAPQNQQQTLKQQQDSVWGGTGSSSLYQSNHTSVQQQRFETVTSGKKKKKQKMVPADPSLLGFSVNASSERLNMGEIETLEDF; translated from the exons ATGGCCGAAACCCAGACACTTAACTTTGGACCAGAATG GCTCCGTGCCCTGTCTGGAGGGGGTGGCAGCGGTGGTGGTGGAAGCAGCAACGCTGTTGCCTCTCCACCCCTCTCACCTGCATTGCCAAAATATAAACTTGCGGACTATCGCTACGGGAGAGAAGAAATGTTAGCACTTTATGTAAAGGATAACAAG ATCCCTATAGACCTTCATGATAAGGAGTTCCTGCCCATATTGCAAGAGGAGCCCTTGCCACCTCTGGCACTTGTGTCTTTTACAGAGGAAGAACAG AGAAATTTTTCCATGTCTGTAAACAGTGCAGCTGTACTTCGGCTGACAGGGCGAGGAGGTGGACCGATAGCAGGGGCACCAAGAGGCCGAAGTACCTCAAGGGGTAGAG GCCGGggaagaggagatggagggTTTTACCAAAGAAGTTTTGATGATGTGGAAGGTTTTGGTCGCGGAGGGAGGGAGATGCATCGCTCCCAAAGCTGGGAAGAAAG GGGAGATAGAAGATTTGAAAAGCCAGGTCGAAAAGACCCAG ATGCTGCTCCAGGACATTTTCAAATCAATCACA TCCGAGGCAACTATGAGGATGGTGGGACAGGCTTACCAAGGAAGCACGACTTCACGCGTTCAGAGAGTGAGAACTGGCGTACTTCTCGTGATGATCAGAACG ATGGGCCTCGGTCAGCAGGGTGGCGGGAACACCCAGACCAACGTCGCCGTTTCCCATTTGATGCAAGAGAAGACGAGCGTGGCTACAGAAGGCCACGGTCAGGCAGTGGCAGCCTGGAGGATGAGAGGGACAGCCTGCCGGAGTGGTGTCTGGAGGACGCAGACGAGGAAGCGGgcacctttgactcatcagggGCCTTTCTCTCACTCAAG AAAGCCTCAAAGGAGCCTATTCTGGAAGAGGCTGAGCTTGACTTTAAACCCCTGGAAGAGTGTGAAGAGggcctggaggaggaggacagccTGCCCCAGGAgaccaaagagacagaaacagaggcCAAAAGAGAAGCTGACCGAAAAG AGTTGGCCAGAGCATCAGAGGAGGTTCCACCTGTTGCTCCACCTGTTGCTCCACCAGTCTTGGAGCCACATCCTCCTACTCAGTCCTTGTCCCCAAACCAGCCCAGCAGAACAGAAGAGCCCGAGAGGCCAGCTGAACGGCAGCTACCCCTGGAGCTCCCCCCAGAACCCTGCAAAGTCCCCCTGCATGTCCCCATGTCTAATAGCATGCTGGAGTCCCTTCCCATGACCCACATTTCCACTACCCTTGCAG AAGTATCTGCTCCGTCACCCACCATCCAGCTACCACAGCAAAAGCCCATAGAAGTTCCAGTGGCGATGAACAATCCTTTACCCTTCCCCTCAAGCATAATGGCACCTATTGGCAGGCCCACCACTGTGCCACACGACACTGATGAAGATGAGGGACTAAAACACTTTGAACAA GAGGCAGAAAAGATGGTAGCATACCTACAGGACAGTGGGGTGGATGATGACAGACTTGCAGCAAAGACTTCAGAGAAGCCCAAGCCTTCAGGCCTGCCGCTCACACATGAAGCTGCTCTCAAGTGGTTTTACAAAGACCCCCAGGGGGAGATCCAGG gTCCATTTAGTAACCAGGAGATGACAGAGTGGTTTCAGGCTGGTTACTTCACTGTGTCTTTGTTAGTCAAAAGAGGGTGTGATGAAATATTTCAGCCTCTGGGAGAGATCATGAAGATTTGGGGGAGGGTACCATTCACTCCAGGCCCTGCACCGCCACCTCTACAG GCAGATGGTGATCAAGAGAGGTTGAAGAGGCAGCAGGAGCTCACTGCTCTCAATCTTTAccagttacagcagctccagtaTCAGTACCTCCTCAG GCAGCAGTATGCCCAGGCCCTGGCTCAGCAGAAAGCTGCTGCTCTTAGCTCAGCTCCtcttcatcagcagcagcagcaccaacaGCAGATTAACCTGCTTCTACAGCAATACCAGGCTCTTAAGTTAAG AGCATCTGAGAGTCTCCTACCTCCTGTTACACGATCCCTGTCTGTACCAGACTCTGGTTCTGTTTGGGAAATGCAGAACCCATCCTCTCAGGCTTCTTGCACACCAAACCTCCAACAAGCTGCACCAAGCT CAGCGTGGGATGGCAGCAGCAGCGTATGGGATTTACCTATAGACTCCATGGCGCAGGCTCCAACTATCGAGCAGATGCAACAGTTAGAGAAGTCCAAGTCTGCAAAG CTGGAGCTGGAAAGGCGTGAAgcagaaatgagagcaaaacgagaggaagaagagaggaaacGGTTGGAGGAGGCCCTGAGGGCTCGACAGGAGGAGGAACGGAAACgcttagaagaagaggagcTGGCGCGGCAAAAACAG GAGGAGGCACTGAGACGGCAAAGGGAACAAGAAGAGGCACAGCGCCgacaaaaagaggaagaggagcgaTTGGCACAGGAGGAAGCTCTTCGAAGATTAGAGGAGAGGCggagggaagaagaggagagaaagaaaCGGGAAGAGTTCCTTCGCAAACAG GAAGAGGAGCGCAGAAAGCAGGAGGAACTTGAGGCATTGAGGAGGCGTGAGGAGGAGAAGCGAGCAGAGGAagaggcagcagctgcagcagcagcagccgctcTGGCCCAACAACAGGAGGAGCAAAAAAGGAGAGAGCAGGAGGCCCAAAGACAGCAggagctgcagagacagagacaaCAGCAACAAGAGGCACTCAGGAgactgcagcaacaacagcagcagcaacagcagcttgCACAAATGAAG CTTCCATCCTCTTCAAAGTGGGGCCAGCAGTCAGCCAACACTATAAACCAGACCCAGAACGCCCTGTCATTGGCTGAGATCCAGAAACtagaagaggagagagaacgTCAGGCTCGGGAGGAG CAGCGACGTCAGCAGCAAGAGATCCTTaaactacagcagcagcaggccttGCAACAGGCTCAGCAGCCCAATGCCAAGTTGTCTGGTTGGGGTAATGTGGCCAAACAGCCAGTGGTTACTAAGTCTTTGCTGGAGATTCAGAGGGAGGAGGCCCAACAGATGAAACAGCGGAAGGACcaacagcagcatcagcagcaacaacaaccgCAGCACCACCCCATCGTCACCCAACAGACCCGCACTCAAAGCAGAACT ACATCCCTGAGTAACTCAGTGTGGGGATCTGTCAACACCAGCGCCTGCACTAACTGGGGCTCAGACCCCAGCAGTATCTGGGGTGACACCCACAACTCAAACATGGGCTTCTGGGATGAGGCTGTGAAGGAGGCTGTCCAGCAGCCTCCCCCAACCAGAAAAGGAAACGCACAGAAGAACAATAGGGGCAACGCCAATCTCAG TAACTCTTTGAGTGGGCGAGCCAATAAGAAggtagaagaagaggagaagctGCTAAAGTTGTTCCAAGGGGTCAACAAGAGCCAGCAGGACACTTTCATGCAATGGTGTGAACAAACCCTGCACACTCTCAACACAGCCAACAATTTGGATG TTCCTACGTTTGCATCCTTCTTAAAAGAAGTGGACTCTCCATACGAGGTACATGACTACGTCAGGGCCTACCTGGGGGACACTCCCGAGGCCAAGGACTTTGCCAAGCAGTTCCTGGAACGTCGTGCCAAACAGAACGCTAACCAACAGAAACAGGCACCGCAGAACCAACAGCAAACCCTtaagcagcagcag GATTCTGTATGGGGCGGAACAGGATCCTCATCCCTCTACCAGTCCAACCATACGAGTGTCCAGCAGCAGCGCTTTGAGACAGTCACCtcagggaagaagaaaaagaagcagaagatgGTCCCGGCAGACCCCAGCCTTCTAG GTTTTTCTGTGAATGCGTCATCTGAAAGATTGAATATGGGAGAGATTGAGACTTTGGAGGACTTTTAA
- the gigyf2 gene encoding GRB10-interacting GYF protein 2 isoform X1 — protein sequence MAETQTLNFGPEWLRALSGGGGSGGGGSSNAVASPPLSPALPKYKLADYRYGREEMLALYVKDNKIPIDLHDKEFLPILQEEPLPPLALVSFTEEEQRNFSMSVNSAAVLRLTGRGGGPIAGAPRGRSTSRGRGRGRGDGGFYQRSFDDVEGFGRGGREMHRSQSWEERGDRRFEKPGRKDPDAAPGHFQINHIRGNYEDGGTGLPRKHDFTRSESENWRTSRDDQNDGPRSAGWREHPDQRRRFPFDAREDERGYRRPRSGSGSLEDERDSLPEWCLEDADEEAGTFDSSGAFLSLKKASKEPILEEAELDFKPLEECEEGLEEEDSLPQETKETETEAKREADRKELARASEEVPPVAPPVAPPVLEPHPPTQSLSPNQPSRTEEPERPAERQLPLELPPEPCKVPLHVPMSNSMLESLPMTHISTTLAEVSAPSPTIQLPQQKPIEVPVAMNNPLPFPSSIMAPIGRPTTVPHDTDEDEGLKHFEQEAEKMVAYLQDSGVDDDRLAAKTSEKPKPSGLPLTHEAALKWFYKDPQGEIQGPFSNQEMTEWFQAGYFTVSLLVKRGCDEIFQPLGEIMKIWGRVPFTPGPAPPPLQADGDQERLKRQQELTALNLYQLQQLQYQYLLRQQYAQALAQQKAAALSSAPLHQQQQHQQQINLLLQQYQALKLRASESLLPPVTRSLSVPDSGSVWEMQNPSSQASCTPNLQQAAPSSWDGSSSVWDLPIDSMAQAPTIEQMQQLEKSKSAKLELERREAEMRAKREEEERKRLEEALRARQEEERKRLEEEELARQKQEEALRRQREQEEAQRRQKEEEERLAQEEALRRLEERRREEEERKKREEFLRKQEEERRKQEELEALRRREEEKRAEEEAAAAAAAAALAQQQEEQKRREQEAQRQQELQRQRQQQQEALRRLQQQQQQQQQLAQMKLPSSSKWGQQSANTINQTQNALSLAEIQKLEEERERQAREEQRRQQQEILKLQQQQALQQAQQPNAKLSGWGNVAKQPVVTKSLLEIQREEAQQMKQRKDQQQHQQQQQPQHHPIVTQQTRTQSRTTSLSNSVWGSVNTSACTNWGSDPSSIWGDTHNSNMGFWDEAVKEAVQQPPPTRKGNAQKNNRGNANLSNSLSGRANKKVEEEEKLLKLFQGVNKSQQDTFMQWCEQTLHTLNTANNLDVPTFASFLKEVDSPYEVHDYVRAYLGDTPEAKDFAKQFLERRAKQNANQQKQAPQNQQQTLKQQQDSVWGGTGSSSLYQSNHTSVQQQRFETVTSGKKKKKQKMVPADPSLLGFSVNASSERLNMGEIETLEDF from the exons ATGGCCGAAACCCAGACACTTAACTTTGGACCAGAATG GCTCCGTGCCCTGTCTGGAGGGGGTGGCAGCGGTGGTGGTGGAAGCAGCAACGCTGTTGCCTCTCCACCCCTCTCACCTGCATTGCCAAAATATAAACTTGCGGACTATCGCTACGGGAGAGAAGAAATGTTAGCACTTTATGTAAAGGATAACAAG ATCCCTATAGACCTTCATGATAAGGAGTTCCTGCCCATATTGCAAGAGGAGCCCTTGCCACCTCTGGCACTTGTGTCTTTTACAGAGGAAGAACAG AGAAATTTTTCCATGTCTGTAAACAGTGCAGCTGTACTTCGGCTGACAGGGCGAGGAGGTGGACCGATAGCAGGGGCACCAAGAGGCCGAAGTACCTCAAGGGGTAGAG GCCGGggaagaggagatggagggTTTTACCAAAGAAGTTTTGATGATGTGGAAGGTTTTGGTCGCGGAGGGAGGGAGATGCATCGCTCCCAAAGCTGGGAAGAAAG GGGAGATAGAAGATTTGAAAAGCCAGGTCGAAAAGACCCAG ATGCTGCTCCAGGACATTTTCAAATCAATCACA TCCGAGGCAACTATGAGGATGGTGGGACAGGCTTACCAAGGAAGCACGACTTCACGCGTTCAGAGAGTGAGAACTGGCGTACTTCTCGTGATGATCAGAACG ATGGGCCTCGGTCAGCAGGGTGGCGGGAACACCCAGACCAACGTCGCCGTTTCCCATTTGATGCAAGAGAAGACGAGCGTGGCTACAGAAGGCCACGGTCAGGCAGTGGCAGCCTGGAGGATGAGAGGGACAGCCTGCCGGAGTGGTGTCTGGAGGACGCAGACGAGGAAGCGGgcacctttgactcatcagggGCCTTTCTCTCACTCAAG AAAGCCTCAAAGGAGCCTATTCTGGAAGAGGCTGAGCTTGACTTTAAACCCCTGGAAGAGTGTGAAGAGggcctggaggaggaggacagccTGCCCCAGGAgaccaaagagacagaaacagaggcCAAAAGAGAAGCTGACCGAAAAG AGTTGGCCAGAGCATCAGAGGAGGTTCCACCTGTTGCTCCACCTGTTGCTCCACCAGTCTTGGAGCCACATCCTCCTACTCAGTCCTTGTCCCCAAACCAGCCCAGCAGAACAGAAGAGCCCGAGAGGCCAGCTGAACGGCAGCTACCCCTGGAGCTCCCCCCAGAACCCTGCAAAGTCCCCCTGCATGTCCCCATGTCTAATAGCATGCTGGAGTCCCTTCCCATGACCCACATTTCCACTACCCTTGCAG AAGTATCTGCTCCGTCACCCACCATCCAGCTACCACAGCAAAAGCCCATAGAAGTTCCAGTGGCGATGAACAATCCTTTACCCTTCCCCTCAAGCATAATGGCACCTATTGGCAGGCCCACCACTGTGCCACACGACACTGATGAAGATGAGGGACTAAAACACTTTGAACAA GAGGCAGAAAAGATGGTAGCATACCTACAGGACAGTGGGGTGGATGATGACAGACTTGCAGCAAAGACTTCAGAGAAGCCCAAGCCTTCAGGCCTGCCGCTCACACATGAAGCTGCTCTCAAGTGGTTTTACAAAGACCCCCAGGGGGAGATCCAGG gTCCATTTAGTAACCAGGAGATGACAGAGTGGTTTCAGGCTGGTTACTTCACTGTGTCTTTGTTAGTCAAAAGAGGGTGTGATGAAATATTTCAGCCTCTGGGAGAGATCATGAAGATTTGGGGGAGGGTACCATTCACTCCAGGCCCTGCACCGCCACCTCTACAG GCAGATGGTGATCAAGAGAGGTTGAAGAGGCAGCAGGAGCTCACTGCTCTCAATCTTTAccagttacagcagctccagtaTCAGTACCTCCTCAG GCAGCAGTATGCCCAGGCCCTGGCTCAGCAGAAAGCTGCTGCTCTTAGCTCAGCTCCtcttcatcagcagcagcagcaccaacaGCAGATTAACCTGCTTCTACAGCAATACCAGGCTCTTAAGTTAAG AGCATCTGAGAGTCTCCTACCTCCTGTTACACGATCCCTGTCTGTACCAGACTCTGGTTCTGTTTGGGAAATGCAGAACCCATCCTCTCAGGCTTCTTGCACACCAAACCTCCAACAAGCTGCACCAAGCT CGTGGGATGGCAGCAGCAGCGTATGGGATTTACCTATAGACTCCATGGCGCAGGCTCCAACTATCGAGCAGATGCAACAGTTAGAGAAGTCCAAGTCTGCAAAG CTGGAGCTGGAAAGGCGTGAAgcagaaatgagagcaaaacgagaggaagaagagaggaaacGGTTGGAGGAGGCCCTGAGGGCTCGACAGGAGGAGGAACGGAAACgcttagaagaagaggagcTGGCGCGGCAAAAACAG GAGGAGGCACTGAGACGGCAAAGGGAACAAGAAGAGGCACAGCGCCgacaaaaagaggaagaggagcgaTTGGCACAGGAGGAAGCTCTTCGAAGATTAGAGGAGAGGCggagggaagaagaggagagaaagaaaCGGGAAGAGTTCCTTCGCAAACAG GAAGAGGAGCGCAGAAAGCAGGAGGAACTTGAGGCATTGAGGAGGCGTGAGGAGGAGAAGCGAGCAGAGGAagaggcagcagctgcagcagcagcagccgctcTGGCCCAACAACAGGAGGAGCAAAAAAGGAGAGAGCAGGAGGCCCAAAGACAGCAggagctgcagagacagagacaaCAGCAACAAGAGGCACTCAGGAgactgcagcaacaacagcagcagcaacagcagcttgCACAAATGAAG CTTCCATCCTCTTCAAAGTGGGGCCAGCAGTCAGCCAACACTATAAACCAGACCCAGAACGCCCTGTCATTGGCTGAGATCCAGAAACtagaagaggagagagaacgTCAGGCTCGGGAGGAG CAGCGACGTCAGCAGCAAGAGATCCTTaaactacagcagcagcaggccttGCAACAGGCTCAGCAGCCCAATGCCAAGTTGTCTGGTTGGGGTAATGTGGCCAAACAGCCAGTGGTTACTAAGTCTTTGCTGGAGATTCAGAGGGAGGAGGCCCAACAGATGAAACAGCGGAAGGACcaacagcagcatcagcagcaacaacaaccgCAGCACCACCCCATCGTCACCCAACAGACCCGCACTCAAAGCAGAACT ACATCCCTGAGTAACTCAGTGTGGGGATCTGTCAACACCAGCGCCTGCACTAACTGGGGCTCAGACCCCAGCAGTATCTGGGGTGACACCCACAACTCAAACATGGGCTTCTGGGATGAGGCTGTGAAGGAGGCTGTCCAGCAGCCTCCCCCAACCAGAAAAGGAAACGCACAGAAGAACAATAGGGGCAACGCCAATCTCAG TAACTCTTTGAGTGGGCGAGCCAATAAGAAggtagaagaagaggagaagctGCTAAAGTTGTTCCAAGGGGTCAACAAGAGCCAGCAGGACACTTTCATGCAATGGTGTGAACAAACCCTGCACACTCTCAACACAGCCAACAATTTGGATG TTCCTACGTTTGCATCCTTCTTAAAAGAAGTGGACTCTCCATACGAGGTACATGACTACGTCAGGGCCTACCTGGGGGACACTCCCGAGGCCAAGGACTTTGCCAAGCAGTTCCTGGAACGTCGTGCCAAACAGAACGCTAACCAACAGAAACAGGCACCGCAGAACCAACAGCAAACCCTtaagcagcagcag GATTCTGTATGGGGCGGAACAGGATCCTCATCCCTCTACCAGTCCAACCATACGAGTGTCCAGCAGCAGCGCTTTGAGACAGTCACCtcagggaagaagaaaaagaagcagaagatgGTCCCGGCAGACCCCAGCCTTCTAG GTTTTTCTGTGAATGCGTCATCTGAAAGATTGAATATGGGAGAGATTGAGACTTTGGAGGACTTTTAA
- the tmem275a gene encoding transmembrane protein 275, with translation MVITDRNNGTPVPIKEPQKKKRKSRPHGLPSPALCCACGLCIMLAGLNITLVGAFAFNTVLPSANPPIIIGPILLLVAFTFFGACCVCSRLPPPHSSRRSKVGGRGTGLMGHGGLAGGATFEIETSEHTLQDTTAVQLSPTSSPGSSRASSPEKEAPDAALPGPCKLFTMETNGPSCVSATAVYSASAAAGGEVRLNLPREEVVT, from the coding sequence ATGGTCATCACAGATAGAAACAACGGCACCCCCGTGCCTATAAAGGAGccccagaagaagaagaggaagtcACGCCCTCATGGCCTGCCCTCTCCGGCACTCTGCTGTGCCTGTGGCCTGTGCATCATGCTGGCTGGACTCAACATCACCCTGGTGGGAGCATTCGCCTTCAACACAGTGTTGCCTTCTGCCAACCCCCCCATCATCATCGGACCCATCCTGCTGCTGGTGGCCTTCACCTTCTTCGGGGCCTGCTGTGTGTGCAGCCGCCTGCCTCCCCCCCACAGCTCCCGGAGGTCTAAGGTGGGTGGCAGGGGCACTGGGCTGATGGGACATGGTGGCCTGGCTGGAGGGGCAACGTTTGAAATCGAGACCAGCGAGCACACATTGCAGGACACTACAGCTGTGCAGCTGAGCCCCACATCTTCCCCTGGATCATCTCGGGCCTCCAGCCCAGAAAAGGAGGCTCCTGACGCAGCCCTGCCAGGACCTTGCAAGCTCTTCACCATGGAGACCAATGGCCCTTCTTGTGTTTCCGCCACCGCAGTCTATTCAgcctctgcagcagcaggaggagaggTGAGGCTCAACCTGCCACGTGAAGAAGTGGTCACCTAG